The following is a genomic window from Lagenorhynchus albirostris chromosome 2, mLagAlb1.1, whole genome shotgun sequence.
GATTCTcacctaaaagaattaattttgcttcttttcacaTTTCTATACTTTCAAAATTCTCTACAATGAGCAACTAATTAAAtggataatgaaagaaaaaaacaaagagaagaacaaTTCTGATTAAAGACGAAGGACTGAACACATGTATTTAACTTAACTTACTCctaaaaaaaaccacaataaaaagttgtttttcttttaaaatgtacagattACTAAGCCCAAAAATAATGGAAGAGATAACTGAAACACAATTTTGGAACTAGAAAGCAGATGACACTAAGGAAAACTAAGCAGCAACCCTTTTTATCCCAAGAGGCTGATGAGTTGGTTGAAACAAGTACCTCTGCaaaggggggtggagggagaccaAAGCAGGAGCAGTGGTGAAGGGCTGTGGAGGCACAACTGCACCTCGGTGCTCCTTCTCCTGCACTCTGCTCAGCCAGGTGACTACCGCCTCACCCCAACAGTAAACAGAAGTACACAGGGGACTGGTGTTTTTTTGTAACCAGCTAAACGATGTTACATTATAACTCTGATAGACTATAGGATTTAAAATTGCTAGGGACTGGGCGTGCTGGATCAGATGCCCCTAtccaaaaggaatttttaaagtccaCTACCCTACAAAGACTCCCAGTGCCCTGCACTCACCTAGATGTACCCTTCCAATAATCTTCTGGGTGCCCACTCCTTTGGCGATCCCTGCCCACCGACGGTCCACCAGCCTCATTATATTACACCTTTCTGCACAAGCTTGGCTCATAATGGTCATCTGGGCACCTGGAGGTGGAGGGAAACATCAGATAACAAAGATAAAATCCACATGTGTGGGAAGGTAAAAAAATGCAGCACTAAGAACAGGGCAGAAAGCAAGTATACTCCCAAGCTTCTGTCTGTGTACGATTTTTCCTACCTAGCGGGCTTCCTGCTACACTTAGTTCAACTTTCAGTTTTACATTGCAATCTGAAACACAGTGTAGAAACTTCACATTGAGGGAAATaacattatttaaatgtaataattaaatgatattttaaaactttaaacacaGAAAGCAAAACTACGTGGAAAGGATCTCCAAAAAGTCAAACTATGTCTACAGATGGAAACACTCAATTAAGCACTACTGCACCCTCAGATCAGTTTTCACTGAGTATCTCTAAACATCTTAccaagttatttttatttcaaactctggGACACTCTAATTTACCAGTTAAAAAATACATCATGCAGTCTCTCAAAAAACTATAACTGAACTCTCCATTCTCTGCTCCAACAATTAGACCCTCTTTCCTATCAGGAAGAGGGCACTAACGTCTTTTCTCTCCTGGTTACATACACTCACCCACAGAGCTGGAGTCAGCCTGTGCAGAAGACAGACACTTCTCTAATCTTTACCTAGGGTCCTAATCTCTCCCACAGAATCTAGTTCCACATTCCTGTGTGTTTGGACATGTCTATCTCAAAGCCAATAGGTATAAATACTCTTTCTCCCCAAATAATTCTCACTTCGGATTTCTCTCTTTGCCAATGGAATCCTTTTTCTTACAACCATAAAACAGAGGCAACTGTTCACTTTCGACCCCTCTTCTTATAGCCTTCTCCCAACTCTCAAACTCAGTTCCAATCCTGTTAATAAATTCTGGGCAATTTCTGACCTTTCTTCTTCTAACCATAGCAGTCAACCTGGCTCACACTCTATCCCTCTAGCTAGTGGACAACTTCTCTGGTTTCTAATCCTTTCTGTGGATATACAGTTTAAAGCAAGGAAATAGTTCTGATCTTTAGGGGTACAGAATACTCCAGAACTGCCACTGCCTTCAATCTTCTTAAAATACCACCTTCTTCAGATCCCTTATTCATCTGCTCAAAGGTCCTCAAAGGTTCCTACTCTTTATAAGATCTTCAAACCCACATCACCACAGCCTCAGATCCCACCTCACCCTGGTCCAACTATTTCCAGctgctacagactgaatgtttgtgtccctccaaaattcaggTTGAAACCTAattcccaatgtgatgatattaggaagtggggcctttggaacGTGATTAATTAGGTCATGAgtgtggaaccctcatgaatgggatttaGTGCCtttaaaaaggagaccccagagagctccctctcccctcccaccatgtgaggacacagggagaagatgttCATCTATGAACTAGGCATCAGGTACCCAATTTgccagcacctttttttttttgggctgcgctgcacagcatgtgggatcttagctcccccaccagggatcaaacccgcacctgcactggaagcacggagtcttaaccgctggaccgccagggaagtccctctgccagcatcttggtcttggacttctcagcctccacaaCCGggaaataaatctgtgttgtttataagccacccggTTTACGgtgttgttatggcagcccaaacgACCTCAGATACCAGCCTTACAGCCTGACTGCTGTAAACCTTCCACTTTACGCAGAGGAAGGTGTCTCCTTTGTCTCTTactcactctgaccctcctgtaGAGTGCCCCTTCCTCTACTTTCGCTTTCTCTGAACTCTACTTATGCTTTAAGGCCCAGCTCAAGACCCATCTCCTCCCCAGCTGACTGTCCTCTCCCAGTGATCTCTCCTCTCATTCAATTTCAACACTTCCTGCTCATATTACTCACAGATAACTTACACTTTATGGGCACTTAAACCTCTTGGCATTTGAGGAAGGTTAGAGTCAAGAAGGCCCAGAAATAATGAAGGAAAAGGGAATTTGGGAAGGcaattcttttcttccccccttcCTCACTCTACTCCTCATAAGCTAGTTATTGGTGTAAAGTCTGCAAACCCAGGATGAGAAGGGTCCCTTTCACTGCTCTCCTGCCTTTTCTTAAGACTCAGGTCAAAGCCCCAATCCTCTACCCATGGAGACAGCTCAGTTCAAGTGCCCTCTCTTTGGAGAAGCCACGCCGGAGCAACCCAGTCAGAGTGAGAATGTGGTCTTTATGTTCATCCAACACACATCTGATttttgcacagtggttaagagttctgGTAGATCTGGGGCTGAATCCAAAGCCTACTGCTCATGAACTTTGAATACCTGGAAGAGTGACTTCCCCCCTTTATatctaagtttcctcatctgtaaaacagggataacagAACATAGCTCATAGGGATagtctgaggattaaataaaattgaagatgATATACTAAGCACCTAGcatggtgcttggcacatagtaagggctcaataaatgctgagTGTTATATCAGGGTCTCTTATGAATTTATCTCTCACTCATAGGAGCCATATGAAGCTCCAGTCTTACCCCCAAGCACTCAGCACAAGGTCCTGCACATAGCACTCAACAGTAAATAATCAGCAGATTTACTCCTCCCAGGAACATATGCATCTCAGGACACAAACTCTTAACAGTTGAAACCTAGCATGTGCTCAGGTATTTGTGGATGAACGAGTGGAAGAAAACCTACTTGAGCAGGGGTTTTTACTTCTCTAGGAACACACTCGTTATCTCACGGCCTCAAGAGAGATACCTAGAATGAAGGCACAAGACCACTCGATTACACTCGCATGGTGCTGCCCTGTGTGGTCTTACTAAACAGCAAAGTGTTGTTATTAAGAGAAAAGGTGCCAGTTAGTACAGGCACTAGCTGAATGCTCAAGTGGGGAACTCTTGTCTCCTGACCTGGCTGGTAAGTTCTTTAAGGGCAAGAACCATGCCCCATACACCTTATACACCTCACAGCTCCTGGTAGAGTGCGGGCACACAGACCAAGCTGAACTATCTGTTTGACCTCTACTCTACACACCtccttctatatatatatattttttgtggtacgcgggcctctcactgctgtgggctctcccgttgcggagcacaggctccgggcgcgcaggctcagcggccatggctcacgggcccagccgctccgcggcatgtgggatcttcccggaccggggcacgaacccgtgtcccctgcatcggcaggcagactctcaaccactgcgccaccagggaagccctacacaccTCCTTCTTATAGCTCCTTATTCTAAACCCATTTACTCCCGTTTCTTATAGAGGTATCCTAGAAATTAGGATGCCAAATAAGGGGAGGTAGGAAGATAAAGGAAGACACTGCAAAATACAAAACTGGTtaagaaataattaaagaaaaacctgTTACAAAGAGAAGATTGGCAAGTGAAACAATAACCCTTGGGCTTGCTAGTTAGCTGTCCAAAGGACTACTGCCATCTTTAACGGACACCAGTCTCCCCTTCTCCCTGTGTCAGGTCAGAACGTTGGATGTAGAGACAAAGACACAAAAGATGGAGACATCACCTGAGTCAACAAAGGCTTTCACAGGATGTCCATTCACTTTGCAGTTAATATAAAGCATCACTACTTGGCCAAAACTTTCCGGAGCCTCTTCCATAGCTATTGTCATGTTTTCCTCAATGTTCTGTTGCCTGTAACAAACCAAAACCAGGCACACTAAAAGCATTATTTCCATGAAGAGCAATCTGTTTCAAAGTCACAAGATTAAAAACAGACCTGTACATATCTTTTCCTCCAACTATAGCGGCTGAGTCGTGGAAATGGCAATTGGTGCTCTATCCTGAAATATGTGATTTAGCAGGAGGAAGTGAGATATataatgggcagaaaatctaaaggCATACAAATCACCTTCATGTAAAAACAATTATGTTCCCTTTACAAGctcagaaacaggaaaacaaacttctggaGAGTAAGGGTCACAACACTTTTTATCCTGTAGAATGTTAGAATTTCATCAACGCTCCAATTTAAACTGAGGATTTACTGGGTATCTGGGTACATTTTCTATGTCCACTGCATTAAAAATAGTTTGCAAATATAATACACAGATGTTTCAACTGCTTGTGTTACATCTGCTGCTTAATTTCCAAATCTGTACAAAATTAGATTAgtttctaatctgtaaaacaaGAACAATAATTTCTATCATAGGATCGCTGAGAGGTATAAAGCATCTAGTACACAATGCTAAGGTAAGAGCAGACGCTCAAAAATATCTAACTACCTGGCTGTCACTTAgaaaactatacacacacatatgcgtCATAGTTAACCTGGTCcatcaaaatatttcttcaaaatcGAATATATTCTAATTCTTACGTGAGAAAAGCACATAAAACGGAGTTCCAGCTTACTCCAGCATCTCATGTCTTCCTCCCCAACTCTTCTAGAAACATCATCAAAACACTACAAACATTAATTTAAACTACAGCTGGGGCCAGGCAACTTTGCTGAAGACTGAGACAATTACAGAACAGGGTCCAAGGTGGGATCAATTACAGCTGTAAGCCAGAGACTGGCAAACTACAGCCCCCTGTTTGTTTATGGGAACACATCCACACCGTTCACATAGCTGCTTTCACACTGCACTGGCAGAACTGAGTGCTACCGACAGAGACTGCATGGCcggcaaagcctaaaatattcactacCTGGCTCCTTatggaaaaagtttgctgacctctatTCTAAACTGTAGCGCCGGTCCCTTCCGTAATAATACACTAGCCCAATTGTATTGATGGCTTTATCAGccagtttataataaaatattaaatttttcagAAAGTCAAAGGTAAACTTGTTTAATTTAGCCCGGCAAATATGCGAGCTACTATATAACTCAGTGTACATGTACCCTGTGTAATCACCGGTGTAGCGTatcaaataaaactgctataggCATTCTATACAATTACACAGCTTTTCTCCTAGGTcacattattaaatttaaaaataacctaaaattAGTTGTGCACTCCTGACCTTACTTTGATTCCAACCAAGATACATTTCAGCAAAAAATCACCTGAAATAATACCAGTTACTTTGGCTGTCCTGGGCTCTATGTCACTTTACAGGCACAAGGTTTTCTCCTCTAAAAGAACACATGCATTGTCCCAGTTCCCCTACCTCACCCCTGGGAAGAAACACGAGCCTATGGATGTGCCTCGTTTCACCTCTCTTCCAATAGCTCGGTGTCATGGTTTGGCTATGATGCCTCCCCACTGCCCCGCCCACCCCTCCTGCTTCCTGGCTTGAATGCAACTGTTCTTGAGAGTTATGTCAGGCTCACTTATAGCTGCAATGCGGTCTAGTTCAGAAAACACAaatatcttcccatttctctGCATAGATTTAACTAGCGGGATGTTTCTCAAAGATAGTTATTAGTATCCAATACAATTAATGGGAACACTATACAGACAAGAACACAAGTGAACGGCTTAGGGCTATCAATTCATTCTGgtgtatttacatttctctaatttcAAATGTACTCAGAGAAATAAGAAACCCTTTATTTAACTTCCAAGTTAACAGTGTAATATAATGACCAAGTTAGGCTTCATTTAAGTAACCAAAGATGATGATCAGGCCCCTAAAAGGAGTAGCCTTACAGTTATTGTTCTTAGTTATACTAAGCCCTTCACAACTAGCAATAAACCGAATCTGGAATGGGGGAAAGAAACTGTTCTTTTATTCAAAGGGACTGACTGAAAAGCTTCTTGCTTGTGACTAGTAAGGGGACCAAGGTTGGCACTAGTATCCTTGTACGTGCTTAGGCCCCACCCCTTAAgattctatctatctatttatttatggctgtgttgggtcttcgttgctgtgtgcgggctttctctagatgcggcgagcgggggatactctccgttgcggtgcgaggacttctcatcgtggtggcttcccttgttgtggagcacagattctaggtgtgcgggtttcagtagttgtggcacatgggcttatttgctctgcggcatgtgggatcttcgcggaccagggcttgaacccgtgtcccttgcattggcaggcagattcttaaccactgcgccaccagggaagtcccactccttAAGATTCTGATTCATCAGATTTGGGAGTAAAGCCTGAGCacctgcatttttaaaagcttctcatATGACTTTAATGCTGTCCCAGGTGAGAACCATAGCACTAGAGAATCTGGAGCTGGAAACCAGTCCTGCAGTCAGTTTATCTGCTGAGCCCAGTACAAGAACTGTGGAAGGAGACCGGACTTAGGACTATAAGGTTCCTCTTTGTACAGTTTTCTCTAATTCAGTCATGTCCAAGCCCTGGATTTAATCAGGGCTCATGCATTATGTCTAAGGAAAGAGAGTCCAACCAGTTTGAGTAGCCAGCCTAGTAGTCTCACCAAACTGGGGGCTTCTGCTCAGTCCTGGGGTCATCTACCTGGAGTTGCCTTAATAATGTGCTGTGGGCTAGTCAGGGAGTCTTTATCAAAATTTTAGAAAGTCATTAAATTAGGTAGCTGTATTTTTGTAATGTTGAATCAAAATGCAAGGaaaatggaagaggagagaaTAAACTAGAAGACTGAAGCTACTACCTCAGATGCAAAATAAGGAATCTACCTCAAAGCAGATGCCCAACAAATACAAGATCACCTGGAGTTTGGGAACCCTAGATTCTCTAAATCTTGCTCTTTGGGCAAAGGAGTCATTACCTTATATCTTCTTCTATCTTTGCCTGAGCTTCAAGATCAAAAGGGTCCGCAGAAAAGAGACGAATCCTTTCTTGCTCTCTCCGGGCTCGGTCCTGCTGCTGCTCCACCAGGACCCTAGAAAATTTCTCTGCAAGAACAGTGggcaaaatcttaaaaatcattatattttcattctttattactatttttcCACACTGAACAATTTCTCAAAATACAACTGTAAGAGATGCAGAAAGGATGGctagaaatcatttaaaatgagCAATTAACGTTTACTTTCTATTCTCTGCAGAAAAGATTACTTCTTCACCTAAATTTAGTGTAAAGAAATAATGTatctgctggggcttccctggtggcgcagtggttaagagtctgcctgccaattcaagggacacaggttcgagccctggtccaggaagatcccacatgccgtggagcagctaagcccgtgcaccacaactgttgagcctgtgctctagagcccacgaaccacaactactgagtccacgtgccacaactaatgatgCCCGCGCGCCTAAGAGtccgttctctgcaacaagagaagccaccgcaataagaagcccgtgcaccacaaaagCAGAGCCcgctcgccgccaactagagaaagcccacgcacagcaacaaaggcccaacatagccaaaaatagaaacaaacaaataaatttatatatataaaaaaagaaataatgtatttgTAGACATCATCTCAGAGACGACGACTTTTCAATTTAAATCAGTGTGGCAGATAAATGATgctacccctcccctccccactgcccttaTTATCCTATTacctagaaataaaagaaagcactactatcccccttttcctcttctacttttgtttcctttacaaCACACTCTGCCTTAAAGCAGATAAATTATAAGCAAACTACTGTCTGTCTATATTACCCGATGGATAGGAAGCAGGAAAATTAGCAAAGAGAAAACACTGCTTGCTATAAGATGGATGTATGTTACAAGAACCACCTTTATCTGCTATCTCGTAAATGTGAGTACATTCAAATGTATAAATGTACAAGTGCCATCATCATGGTCTTTGGCAAGATACGCTGCATAAGACATTAAAGAAACCAAAATAATGGTCATATGAACTAATACACACAACAGGGATGAATCTAAAAAACACCGAGTGAAAGACGCCTGACACAAGGGAggacatactatatgattccatttacatgaagatGAAAATTAGGCAAAACTAACCTCTAAGTATCAGAATACTGGAGCCTATAAGGGGAGGAAACTgactagaagagaacataagggAGCTTTCTGGAGTgaaagaaatgttctatattgtGATTGGGGTGCTGGTTACATTAGTTTGTCAAAACTCAACGAACTGTATACCTAAAAGCTAAGTATTTCTCTGTAGGTAAATattacctaaattttaaaaatggttattgaGGAATAAGTTATTAAGTGTctgttatgttttaaaatttaatcagtaGGGTTTCATAAACCCAGGAGTAAAACTGGAGAAATGTACAGAGAAAACTTTATTCATAAAGATGGCTAAAAACAAATGTTCTGTTAAATACAAGAATGGTTAAAATATAGCCCCAAATAAACTGTTGGTGACAACCTCACTACTGTTAAATTTAGGGTGAATGAGAATAAAGGGGTTGCACTTTGCCAAACAGGCTGATGGCCCTGGACCTGTTTTCCTGGAATGAAATCATTTTAACTGGCATCAGCTGGTTAACTGGTACTCTCTTTAACTGAGGTTCTAACTAAACAGGTTAAAATATCAGTACCTGGTCATTACAAGATATTatctgcagaaaaagaaaaaccacacacacaaaataacaaacaaaaaaacccctgaatcgctatgctgtacacctgaaactaacacaatactgtaaatcaattatacttcaattaaaaaaatctgtaccTGGGTTATACACTGCTAAAatgattaggggaaaaaaaaaggaaggaaaggaaaacgaAGGTGCTGGTTGAGCTGCTTCAAAACTCTACATAGCCCTAAAACTGTCACTATTGCCAGCTAACTCAGCCTTTGACATCAGCACTAATTTACCTCTCACAGACCAACTGATATGTTCAATACAACATGCGACACAGTGGGCTGAACACACCAGTTGCTTGAGTTTCTCCACATTTGCTGTGATACAACTATTCACCTCAGGTCAGCTTGACAGCCTTCACATTTCATAAGCTTACCAAGATCTCCACTGAGCAGAGCATCTGCCAAGGGTGGATTGCGTTCCTTCAACAAGGACAGCTCATGGGGGTTGGCCAGCAACATGTCTCGGAGCAAGGCTGGATTGTCCAGGCCCTGAGGAGATGAAGCTACCTCTCCAGGAGATGAGTGGGACTGCTGTGCTCCTGCTGGCTGGCGCTGCCGGGTGTTTGACGTGCCAGGCACAGCTATGCTACGGAAGTCTATTCGGGGTAAGT
Proteins encoded in this region:
- the DDI2 gene encoding protein DDI1 homolog 2 isoform X9, whose amino-acid sequence is MLLTVYCVRRDLSEVTFSLQVDADFELHNFRALCELESGIPAAESQIVYAERPLTDNHRSLASYGLKDGDVVILRQKENADPRPSVQFPNLPRIDFRSIAVPGTSNTRQRQPAGAQQSHSSPGEVASSPQGLDNPALLRDMLLANPHELSLLKERNPPLADALLSGDLEKFSRVLVEQQQDRARREQERIRLFSADPFDLEAQAKIEEDIRQQNIEENMTIAMEEAPESFGQVVMLYINCKVNGHPVKAFVDSGAQMTIMSQACAERCNIMRLVDRRWAGIAKGVGTQKIIGRVHLAQVQIEGDFLACSFSILEEQPMDMLLGLDMLKRHQCSIDLKKNVLVIGTTGSKTTFLPEGELPECARLAYGAGREEVRPEEIADQELAEALQKSVEDAERQKP
- the DDI2 gene encoding protein DDI1 homolog 2 isoform X10, with product MLLTVYCVRRDLSEVTFSLQVDADFELHNFRALCELESGIPAAESQIVYAERPLTDNHRSLASYGLKDGDVVILRQKENADPRPSVQFPNLPRIDFRSIAVPGTSNTRQRQPAGAQQSHSSPGEVASSPQGLDNPALLRDMLLANPHELSLLKERNPPLADALLSGDLEKFSRVLVEQQQDRARREQERIRLFSADPFDLEAQAKIEEDIRQQNIEENMTIAMEEAPESFGQVVMLYINCKVNGHPVKAFVDSGAQMTIMSQACAERCNIMRLVDRRWAGIAKGVGTQKIIGRVHLAQVQIEGDFLACSFSILEEQPMDMLLGLDMLKRHQCSIDLKKNVLVIGTTGSKTTFLPEGELPECARLAYGAGREEVRPEEIADQELAEALQKSVEDAGTF